The Sporosarcina sp. Te-1 DNA window ATACTCAAGCACCTGCAAGTCCCTTTCCCGTCTCCCTTTCGCTTCTTCGACCCATGTATGGTCGTCTTGGACGATCAAATCATCGACTAATTTTTCGAGCCTTTCCATGGCGCGCAGTGGCTTGATGATATAAGGCAAATAGAATGTATTCGGCGGGATGGCCGCTTCCAACTTTAACTCGTTGACCGCTTCCTGGAACCCGTCCATAATAGCTCCAGTCATTAAATTCATTCCTAGCGAATACAGCATTTCTTTCGTCCGGTCGCTGCTATACGTAATTTTATAGTTCACTCCGAGCCATGGAGTCAGCACAGTTTGAACTCCGGATTGATTGCCCACGTCTTCAAATAATTGGACAAAAGCTCCCCTTTCCTTCGCGACTTGGAACAGTTGGTTGAGCCGAGGGGAGCCATAGTGCACGATTTCACCCGGAATGTTCAAGCCCATCCGGTTTTTGTCTGAGATCAAAGTAAGCTGTGCCGGCTTCGGCTCGCCTCCCGTACTTTCCACATAGCTCCAGTAAAATGGCCGGTTCATGATCCGCTTATCCATATCGATCGTTAATTGCACCATCAAATGATGGTCGCTTTCCTGTACGATCGGACAATTCGTCTCCGTGAAAAACGTCCTCAAGTATTGTTGGATTTGTTTTGGATACAGACTAATCACCTCCCTTAGATCGACAATCTATATTCCGAAAGAATATCGTCCAGCTCCCCCACCACTTTTTCGAAGAC harbors:
- a CDS encoding YqhG family protein, with the translated sequence MISLYPKQIQQYLRTFFTETNCPIVQESDHHLMVQLTIDMDKRIMNRPFYWSYVESTGGEPKPAQLTLISDKNRMGLNIPGEIVHYGSPRLNQLFQVAKERGAFVQLFEDVGNQSGVQTVLTPWLGVNYKITYSSDRTKEMLYSLGMNLMTGAIMDGFQEAVNELKLEAAIPPNTFYLPYIIKPLRAMERLEKLVDDLIVQDDHTWVEEAKGRRERDLQVLEYFYKDIEERPESYEMEKKAIEEQYETKIKVDVINGGLFYVR